The DNA region TAAACAGCCAATCGGCCGAGGCGCTGTCAAAAATCGTTGGCGCAGTGGCAAGACTTAGCAACGTGCCGGTATATTGGGTAATACCGTGCAACTTGGCTACCAATTCCAACCCGTTGCACAGACTGTTCTCGCCGTCCGCCTGTGCCGCGCTAACCTTGTATTGAAAACCTAAAATGCCCTCGTTGGAAACATTAACAATGCGGCTGGACGACTCTCCTTTATTAATCGTGTTCGGCAAAAAATCAGTTGCCGAACTTAATGAAAAATCCAAAGTGCCGGCTTGTATAATATTGCCCGTTGAAGTTGCCGTATCATTAAAATAAGCGACCGTCTGTCCAATAGTTGAAAGGCCGGCCCAGTTGAGTGCAATCATCAACAGCAAAACTACCGCCTTAATCACGATTTGTTTGAATAATTTATCAGCCGTTTTTTTCTTAGCAGTTTTTTTCACCGGTCTTGCCCTGCTCTTTGCGTTGGCAACAGTTGGCTCAGCCTTGCTGGCTTTTTTCCGAATGATTTTTTTAATTTTTTTAATTTTCTTTATCATCTTATTCTAACTTTGACATTTTTTTATTCTTTTTAACTTCTGCAAAAATATTTTTCGTTTCATCCCAAATAATAATCATTGCCGGCACAATGATAATCAGCATAAAGCCGAAGGGCTTTTTGGCTGTATTAACCGCGTAGCCGACATAAGGTGCGGTAAATAAAACCTTTCCCACAATATCCTTACCGGTGATTTCTTTCGTGTCCGGCGCATTGTTGGCGTCGCCCTTGGTAATATAAATCGTCTCGCCGCCAACCACTTTCATTTCGTGAATTCGGTGCGTGGTCGGCGTCTGGGTCTTGCTTATACGGCCGAAGGTGATGACATCACCGACTTTGTATTCAGATGATGGTTTAACCACCACGATACTGCCGGTGTGGATGCTTGGCTCCATTGAACCGGAAAGCACTGACATTATTTTAATATTGCCGGTGATTGGAAAGATAGAGATTATAAATAGGAGAGCAAAGCCTGCCAGAAGCGCGAGTATAAGATAGTATGCGTATTTGTATAAAAATTTATAGGTCATAATTAAACATTATCAAATGCTTTATTCCTCTGCCGACGATAAGTCAGCAGAGGTAAAAACATATAATTCGAGGATTATTTTATGTTTTACTGCTGATTGAGTGTGAATGTAAGAGTCGTTGTCAAGTTCGCGCCCTGGAAGTTGTTGCCGGTAGAAGGACCGTCAACCTGCACACCCATAACAAGTTGCTTTTGTTCGCTTGCGTTAAGACCCACCGCCGCATTCGTAATCGGAGTGAGGCGCAAGTCCTGAAGGTCGGCATAGCCGTTAGCGTTCTGGTCAGTGCCGTTGATCAGACCAGCCACTGGACCACCCAAAAATCCAGCAGTGTTGACATAAGCAGAAATTTGATCGGAAGGATCTTGATCGCCCCACCAGTTGTTCTGACCGTTGACGTCCGTGCCTGTGGTATTTTGAATGCCTAGCGCGACATTTGGAGTGAAGTTGTTTTGGTTGATGGTGACAAAAGAAACACTTGGATTATCTTCTACATTCACCCCAACGGCATCCGATGGAGACTTGTGGTCAATAAGATTACTGATGTCATTGTATGTTACGACGGCATTCAGCGTATTGCCCTCCAGTCCGATCGCGTGTGACCAGAGGCCTTCAAGCGCGCTGATGGTGTTGTTCTTGATGACAAGGCCATTGATGTATCCACCCGAACCATGAACATTCACCAAGACACCATATGCCCCGCGACCTGCATTCCAAGCCGCAGTTGAAGCTTGTACATTTGAGATAATATTATTTTGAATTGTTACATCAGAGATAACGCCTGAATCGGCTGAATTACCGATGTAGATGCCCTTGGCACTTCCACTGCCCGCGAATACTAGAGTTAGATTTCCGATGTTGGTGATAGTGTTACCCGAGAAAACAAAATGCGCACCACCGGAAGAGCCGGCAGTTAAAGAAATCGCCTGGACTGAACCGCTTGATAGTGTGGTACCAATATGGTTGATATTGTTGTCCTTAACACTAATATTGCTTATTCCACTACTAATTTGCACGGCATAGGTACCGTTCGGATTTGTAATATTAAATCCGCGGATTGTTACGCCGCTTGAAGTAATATTAAATTGAATGCTTGAGGTAAATAATGGGCCTTGAGTGGAAACGATTGTCATCGGTTGGCTTACAGTAATTTCCGGGTGGCCTTCCCACGTCGAATTATAATCGCCGGGAACAACACAAACTGTTTTATTGGCGTTTGCTGAAGCGCTTGCCGCAGCAGAAATTGTAGTACCCGAAACAGTAACATCGCAATTTGTCGGCGTTACATACGCGCCAATCGTTGCCCCTGCGCCGCCCGTGAGTAGATTTGAACCGCCGAGCGTAAGCGAAGTAATACGTACTTGCTTTTCAAAACCGCCAACCGTCTCGGTATTACCTGCGCTAACGCCAAGATGCATACCGTTTACAGTTCCAATGTTCTTAAGCCACACGCTTGAAACGCTCGGCGTGCCACCTGGTGCCATCGCGGAGAAATTCCACGATGCATTTTGCGAAGTCAACCAGCCGTTATACGGAATGCCATTGCTATCTTTAGCAATAGCAAGATTGAGTGTACCTGCAGTAAAAGTATTGCCGGTTGAAGTTGCGGAGCTGCTGAAAAAGGCCATGGTTCCACCGACGACAATGGCCGCGACCGCCGCAATCAGCGCGACGCTTAAAATTATTCTTTTCATAAGTTTACTTGTACCGTTAACCTTTGCTTTGCAAAATTTAACGGGATTTGTCGGTTTCGCCGCTTGATTTATCACCAGCGTCCCTCCACTCGACCTTTATTGTGGCGCAGGTGATAAATTATCCTTAGGTTTAACCGTTTTAATTAATAACTTTTAGTTAATATATAAATTTAATAATCTTTTACCACTTGTCATTCCCGCATCTCCCTTTTGTCATTCCCGCGCAGGCGGGAATCTTTTCCTTTCTGTCATTCCCGTCCCCGTTTTCACGAGGATAAACTCCGGCGGGAATCTTTTCCTTTCTGT from Bacteroidales bacterium includes:
- a CDS encoding lamin tail domain-containing protein, with the protein product MIKKIKKIKKIIRKKASKAEPTVANAKSRARPVKKTAKKKTADKLFKQIVIKAVVLLLMIALNWAGLSTIGQTVAYFNDTATSTGNIIQAGTLDFSLSSATDFLPNTINKGESSSRIVNVSNEGILGFQYKVSAAQADGENSLCNGLELVAKLHGITQYTGTLLSLATAPTIFDSASADWLFTISLPSSTADSLQDKSCTFKFIYSGWQTDLAEGAGGFTATEEISVTLNSGHWPITPPPVLSGVVLNEFLPRPENNGPKPDGEWVELYNISATATIDLAGYYLMDNYSGSGTATHKIFVESCRTNTGETTISPHGFLVVYANEGGGSCNSHGFELNNTGDSVR
- a CDS encoding CalY family protein, which translates into the protein MKRIILSVALIAAVAAIVVGGTMAFFSSSATSTGNTFTAGTLNLAIAKDSNGIPYNGWLTSQNASWNFSAMAPGGTPSVSSVWLKNIGTVNGMHLGVSAGNTETVGGFEKQVRITSLTLGGSNLLTGGAGATIGAYVTPTNCDVTVSGTTISAAASASANANKTVCVVPGDYNSTWEGHPEITVSQPMTIVSTQGPLFTSSIQFNITSSGVTIRGFNITNPNGTYAVQISSGISNISVKDNNINHIGTTLSSGSVQAISLTAGSSGGAHFVFSGNTITNIGNLTLVFAGSGSAKGIYIGNSADSGVISDVTIQNNIISNVQASTAAWNAGRGAYGVLVNVHGSGGYINGLVIKNNTISALEGLWSHAIGLEGNTLNAVVTYNDISNLIDHKSPSDAVGVNVEDNPSVSFVTINQNNFTPNVALGIQNTTGTDVNGQNNWWGDQDPSDQISAYVNTAGFLGGPVAGLINGTDQNANGYADLQDLRLTPITNAAVGLNASEQKQLVMGVQVDGPSTGNNFQGANLTTTLTFTLNQQ
- a CDS encoding signal peptidase I, encoding MTYKFLYKYAYYLILALLAGFALLFIISIFPITGNIKIMSVLSGSMEPSIHTGSIVVVKPSSEYKVGDVITFGRISKTQTPTTHRIHEMKVVGGETIYITKGDANNAPDTKEITGKDIVGKVLFTAPYVGYAVNTAKKPFGFMLIIIVPAMIIIWDETKNIFAEVKKNKKMSKLE